The genomic interval CTAATTCACCCGCTTTTTTACGGTCAACAATAACCTCCATTCCTGGTTTGTCTCGGTTTACATCAATCTTTAATTCATCTATACCAGAAATACTTTTTGTGTTGATAAAGTCTCGCATTCTTTGCGCTACATGTATCAATTCTGCATAATCATCTCCTTCAATTTCAATATTAATTGGAGATCCTGCAGGTGGTCCGTTTGCATCTTTTTCAACAGAAATTAAAACTCCAGGATAAATACCAACCAATGCAGTTTGTACTTTCTGGCGCATAAGCTCACTATCTAAGCCTCTTCTATATTTGTATTCTCTCATAGAAGCGGTTACTTTTCCTTTGTGAGGCATTTCTGCAGCAGAACCACCATCGGTTTGTGGGTTTCCTGCTCCTTCACCAACTTGAGAAATTAAACTTTCAACCATAAAATTATAGTCGCCATCCATATACTCATCAGCATATAAAACGCCTTCTACCTTCTCTTCAATTTGTTTGGTAATAGCATTTGTTTTTTGAATATCTGTTCCTTCTGGATATTCTATATAAACAATTATTTGATTTGGCTTATTGTCAGGGAAAAACTCAACTTTAGTTCTTTGAGTACCTAAAGACCAACCGAAAACCATGAATGACGCAAATAAAAGAATAGTGGTACCAATTACTAAAAAGTAAGGAGTTTTACCTCTTAAAGAAAAACGCAAACTACTTTCGTACCATCTCTCTAAAACTGGCAATACTTTGGTTTGAAAACTATTAGCCCATCCTCTTAAGAGTAAACGATACACCCAAAGCATTACTGCTACAAAAATCATTAATGCACCAATGGCACTATAAGTTCCGCCTGCAATTAAGATTAAGATACCTATTACTGCCATAATACCTGTTACAATTGCAATTTTTTTAATAGGCATGTCTACATCTTCTACACTCATAAATTGAGAAACCAATACAGAGTTAAAGAATATTGCTACTAATAAAGATGAACCTAAAACGGTGGATAATGTAATTGGCAATAAAACCATGAAATCTCCCATAACTCCTGGCCACATACCTAAAGGGATAAATGCCGCAACGGTTGTTGCTGTAGAAATAATAATTGGAAATGCAATTTCGCTAATTCCTTTTTTAGCAGCATCAATTCTATTCATGCCTTCTTCGTCCATTAAACGATACACGTTTTCGACGACGACAATTCCATTATCTACCAGCATTCCCAGTCCCATAATTAATCCGAAAAGAATCATGGTGTTCATGGTGTAGCCTAATAAGTTTAAAATCATTAAAGACATAAACATAGACATTGGTATTGCAAAACCAACAAATACGGCATTTTTAAATCCTAAGAAAAACATTAAAACAGTTACCACTAAGATAACCCCAAAAATAATGTTATTTACTAAATCGTCTACCTGACCGATGGTTTTGTTAGATTGATCGTTGGTAATGGTAACACTTAAATCGTGAGGAAAATGATTTTCAATAGCATCGCTTACAATTACTTGTATTTGCTCTGATGCAGCAACCATGTTTTCTCCAGCACGTTTTTTAACATCTAACATTACAACTTCTTGTCCTCTTTCTCTTGCAAATGTTGTTTTGTCTTTGTCTTTAAAAGAAACGGTTGCTACGTCTTTTAAATATATAGGATTGTCGAATTCAGATTTTATTACAAAATTCTCTAAATCACTTGGTTTGTCAATTTCACCAATAATTCTTACCGTTCTCCTTTGTCCTGAGGTAATAAAGTTACCAGCAGACATGGTTACGTTTCCATTGTTAATTGCAGAAGTTATATCGTTAAAACTAACTTTTGCAGCCATCATTTTATAAATATCTACAGCAACTTCTACTTCTTTTTCTTGAGCACCTCTAATATCAGCTTTTTTAATTTCAGCTAAATCTTCAATGTCATCTTGTAAATACTCTGCAAATTCTTTTAATTTATGAACAGGGTAGTCTCCAGAAATATTAATATTTAAGATGGCTATTTCTTCAGACATACTTAAATTGAATACATTAGGCTCTACTTTAGCGTCATTAAAAGTTGGCCAATCTTCACTAGATGTTTCTGTAGAAAGCTCGTCTTTAACCTTTTGTTTTGCTAGCTCTACGGAAATGTTTTCATCAAACTCAACAATTACCATAGAGTAATCTTCTTGAGAGGTTGAGGTAACTTCTACTACGTTACTAATGGTTTTTACTTTGTCTTCTATAGGATCTGTAATCAGTTTCTCTATATCTTCTGCAGTGTTACCAGGGTAAGCAGTACTAATATATATCTTGGTCTCTTTAACTTCCGGGAAATTCTCTCTGGCCATACTTAAATAAGCAGAAATACCGTAGAAAAATAAAACACCCATTAGCACGTAAATGGTAGTTTTATTGTGAATTGCCCAAGCGGATAACTTAAACTCTTTATCGACTTGTTTTTTTTGTTTTGTCATCTCTAATGTTTTTATTTATTGATAACTTTAACTACTTGTCCGTTATTTACACTTCGTGCACCTTCATCAATAATTTCCGTGCCTGCAGGTAAGTTTTCTAAAACCTCAATGAAATTTCCTTGTGTTTTACCTGTTTTTATAATAACTCTTTCTGCAGTTGCTTCGTTGTTAGATTTTTTGTCTTTAATGGTGTATATAAATTGTTCTCCATTTGCGTTTTCAGAAATAATACTTTGCGGAATTAAAATAGCATTTGTATCTGTATAATCATTAACTTGAAGTTTTGCTGTTAAATTTGGCTTTACATTTCCGCTTTTGTTATCAACAGGAACTTCAATTCTAAAAGATCTATTATTTGGGTTGATAAAACTACCAACTTGTCTTACTTTACTGTCTACACTTGTGCCAAGTACAGGAAATTCTATTTTTACTTCTTTGTTTTTTTGAATACTTGTAATGTATCTTTCTGGCACTTCTGCTTCTACATACATATTATTTAAATTTACAATTCTAAAAATTTCTGAACCTTGCCCAGGAGCAATTACGGTTCCAGCTTCTTTCATAACATCATCTATAACTCCAGAAAATGGCGCTCTAATGGATGCTTTATTTTGCTGACTTTTTAGTTGTTTTAAAGAGTTTCTTTGAGATTCATAATTCGTTTTAGTTTGTAAAAACTGAATTTCTGATCCTATTTTTTGTTCCCATAAACGTTTTTGACGTTCAAATGTAGTTTTTGCTAATTGTGTAGTTGCTTCTAACTGTGCAACTTGATTACCGATACCACCATCATCTATAGTTGCTAATAATTGTCCTTTAGAAACTTTTTGACCTTCTTTAACAAAAACTTTTTTTAGAATCCCAGGCATTTCTGGGTAAATTAAAATATTTTGTTTTGTCTTTACACTTCCTTGAATTTCTAAATAATGTTTAAAAACGGCCTCTTTTGCGGTGAAAGTGGTGATTAAAGGAAGTTTCTTAAGCGTGTCCTTTTTAGCAATTGCATTATTTATAGCTTCTAAATCTGCATTTATAGTTTCTAAGTTTGCCGTAATTTCTTTCTTTTTAGCAGTTAATTCTTTTAAATCTCCTACAGAAATAATAGCTGCAACTGATGTTGGTTTTTTTTCTCCACAAGAGATTAAAACAAGTGTGATTGCTAATAATGTATATATTTTTCTCATGCCTGGTTATTATTTAATTGGTGTGTTTAATGCGTTTTCTAAGGTTGCTTTACTAGCAATTACATCTAACATAGATTGGATGTACGATTGTTGTTGTGTATATAGTTGGTTTTGTGCTTGTAGTAAATCGAAACTAGTAGAAATTCCTTCAAAAAATTTAATTCTTTGTTTCTTTTCTATTCTTTCTGCTAAACCTACATTCTTTTTAGCAGTGTTATAGTTTTCTATACTTAGTTGATATTCGCTTTTTGCTTTTTCAGCTAATAATTCTAAACGTTGTTTGGTTTCTTCTAACTTAATATCTGCTGTTTCTAAAGCAATTTTTGCTTGTTTTGTTTTAGAACTTCTTCCTAAACTACTAAAAATAGGGATGTTTAAGCTCACTCCTAAAAGAGAAGATTCAAACCATTTCTGGTCATTATCAAAGAAAGTGAAATTGTTTGAATAACCAGAATATCCGTAGTTTACAAAAGCAGATAAGCTAGGTAGTGCTTTACTTTGCTCTAAACGAACTAGTAAACGTTTAGATTCTCTATCGTTCTCTGCAATTTTAAAATCGATATGATTAGAGAAGCTAAAATCTTCTGAAACTAAACTTAAGTTAATATTACTTTCAGTTAATGAATCTAAAGAATCTGTTAGCGTAAGTTCTGTATCAATTGGAGCTCCTAAAGAAAGGTTTAGCATTTTATAAGCTATAACTTTCATTCGTTTAACACTGTTTAGTTGACTTTTTAAGTTTCCTAAAGTAATTTCTAGTTGCTCTACGTCTTCTTCTTCATTAAATCCGTTTTCATAGATTTGTTTTGCATCACTTAAGTTTTTCTCAAGAATTTTAATGTTTCCTTCTAAAATTGTAATACTATTTTCTGCTACTAAAACGTTTCCATATGCATTTATAACAGTTTCTCTAGTTAAAAGTTCTGTTTTTTCGTTTGCTTGTTTAGAAATTTTCAAATAGGTTTTAGAGGCTTGCAATCCTACTAAATAAGAACCATCGAAAATTAATTGATTTAAAGTAACAAAACCACTTAAACTTTGTTTCGTACCAAAAACCAATTCATCCTCGGTTCCGTCTCCATCAATATCAATTAAACTTACTTGTTGTTTTATCCAATTTTGATAATCTACTGCGGCGCTTATTTGAGGTAAACCAGTTGCCGTTGTTTCCCATACTTTTTCGTTAGCAGATTTAATATCATTTTTAGAAGCCTTGGTATTGTAACTATTGTCAATAGCAAAATCTATAGCTTCTTTTAGTGATAAAGTCATTGTTTTTTCTTGTGCGTTTGCAATAAAGAAAAAACAGGTACTTATGCATACCAGAATTATTTTTTTCATGTGGTTTTTATTTCTGTTTTAATTGGTTTTCTAATTGATGTATTCCTTTAATTGTACAAATTCCTCGTAAATGATATTCTAAATAATGAGTCATTAATAAATTCATAGAATAGTCTTTTAAAGGAAACAAGTCTTTGTCTTTAATGCCCAACATTCCATTAAAATATATTCTAGAAATAAATTCTAAGTCTATTTCTTTTCTAAATAAGCCTGTTTCTATTCCCCTTTTTAGATTATTTATTACACAATCTTGCATTATATGAAACTGCTTCTGCTTTAAGGAAGCGTAAATTTTAGGGTAGTATTTTTGAAGTTGATATTGAGGCGATGACTTTTCATCCTTTAGGTTCTCCATAATTAACCTTTTTATAGAGAATAACTCGTCAATAGGATTTAGATTTAATTCACAAATACCATTAATACCAAGGCAAATTGTATTAAACATAGATAGTGTAACACCATTTACAAGTTCCGTTTTATTCTTAAAATACTTGTAAATAGTCTTTTTAGACACACCTAAAGCGCTTGCAATTTCATCCATAGTAACACTCTTAAAACCTAGGTTTAAGAAGAGTTCGTTAGATTTTTCTAATATTTTTTCTCTCATAATTCGGTTGCAAATGTACGAATGGAAACTTTAGAAACAAAAAAAGTTTCCAAAGTTTTATTTATTTTTTAACATTGTAATTGTGAAGTAAAATTACTTTACATTATTTTTACAAAAAAATAACAGATTTGGAGATTTTACATTATCAGAAAGATTTTATCAATTATTTAGAATCTATAAAATGGGTTAGTGAGCCAAGAAATTTATATGAACCTATAGATTATATCTTAAAATTAGGCGGTAAAAGAATGCGTCCAATTTTAACACTAATGGCGGCAGATATTTTTTCTGGAGGATATGAAAAAGCTATGCCGGCAGCATTGGCTGTTGAGGTTTTTCATAATTTCACCTTAATTCATGATGATATTATGGATGATGCTCCTCTTAGAAGAGGGAAAGCTACGGTTCATGAAAAGTGGGATTTGAACACAGGGATTCTTTCTGGAGATGCAATGCTAATTTTAGCGTATCAGTATTTTGAGAATTATGAGCCTGTTGTTTTTCAGAAATTAGC from Polaribacter sejongensis carries:
- a CDS encoding efflux RND transporter permease subunit, encoding MTKQKKQVDKEFKLSAWAIHNKTTIYVLMGVLFFYGISAYLSMARENFPEVKETKIYISTAYPGNTAEDIEKLITDPIEDKVKTISNVVEVTSTSQEDYSMVIVEFDENISVELAKQKVKDELSTETSSEDWPTFNDAKVEPNVFNLSMSEEIAILNINISGDYPVHKLKEFAEYLQDDIEDLAEIKKADIRGAQEKEVEVAVDIYKMMAAKVSFNDITSAINNGNVTMSAGNFITSGQRRTVRIIGEIDKPSDLENFVIKSEFDNPIYLKDVATVSFKDKDKTTFARERGQEVVMLDVKKRAGENMVAASEQIQVIVSDAIENHFPHDLSVTITNDQSNKTIGQVDDLVNNIIFGVILVVTVLMFFLGFKNAVFVGFAIPMSMFMSLMILNLLGYTMNTMILFGLIMGLGMLVDNGIVVVENVYRLMDEEGMNRIDAAKKGISEIAFPIIISTATTVAAFIPLGMWPGVMGDFMVLLPITLSTVLGSSLLVAIFFNSVLVSQFMSVEDVDMPIKKIAIVTGIMAVIGILILIAGGTYSAIGALMIFVAVMLWVYRLLLRGWANSFQTKVLPVLERWYESSLRFSLRGKTPYFLVIGTTILLFASFMVFGWSLGTQRTKVEFFPDNKPNQIIVYIEYPEGTDIQKTNAITKQIEEKVEGVLYADEYMDGDYNFMVESLISQVGEGAGNPQTDGGSAAEMPHKGKVTASMREYKYRRGLDSELMRQKVQTALVGIYPGVLISVEKDANGPPAGSPINIEIEGDDYAELIHVAQRMRDFINTKSISGIDELKIDVNRDKPGMEVIVDRKKAGELGVSTGQVGQQLRASIFGNKAGVYKEDGDDYDIYVRFNKEDRYNKSAIFNQNIIFRDMASGKIKEIPVSTVATQSNNSGFSAIKHKDIKRLVTVYSALSPGETDAGAVVGKIREEMKNFKDLPKGIKIDYTGQLEEQNKQMLFLVGAFFTGLALIFFILIFQFNSVSKPGIIMLAIFLSFIGVFGGIVISGSSFVIMMTMMGIISLAGIVVNNGVVLLDYAQLLIDRKKGELEIDHEDYLDKQMLFEAIVNAGRARLRPVLLTAITTILGLIPLAIGLNINFFSLFTEYNPHIYMGGDNVVFWGPLAWTVIYGLLIATFLTLIVVPVLFYLVTLFKMWIRTKTTSKEMVPQEVISEDKRIDGKNKF
- a CDS encoding efflux RND transporter periplasmic adaptor subunit, producing MRKIYTLLAITLVLISCGEKKPTSVAAIISVGDLKELTAKKKEITANLETINADLEAINNAIAKKDTLKKLPLITTFTAKEAVFKHYLEIQGSVKTKQNILIYPEMPGILKKVFVKEGQKVSKGQLLATIDDGGIGNQVAQLEATTQLAKTTFERQKRLWEQKIGSEIQFLQTKTNYESQRNSLKQLKSQQNKASIRAPFSGVIDDVMKEAGTVIAPGQGSEIFRIVNLNNMYVEAEVPERYITSIQKNKEVKIEFPVLGTSVDSKVRQVGSFINPNNRSFRIEVPVDNKSGNVKPNLTAKLQVNDYTDTNAILIPQSIISENANGEQFIYTIKDKKSNNEATAERVIIKTGKTQGNFIEVLENLPAGTEIIDEGARSVNNGQVVKVINK
- a CDS encoding TolC family protein, which encodes MTLSLKEAIDFAIDNSYNTKASKNDIKSANEKVWETTATGLPQISAAVDYQNWIKQQVSLIDIDGDGTEDELVFGTKQSLSGFVTLNQLIFDGSYLVGLQASKTYLKISKQANEKTELLTRETVINAYGNVLVAENSITILEGNIKILEKNLSDAKQIYENGFNEEEDVEQLEITLGNLKSQLNSVKRMKVIAYKMLNLSLGAPIDTELTLTDSLDSLTESNINLSLVSEDFSFSNHIDFKIAENDRESKRLLVRLEQSKALPSLSAFVNYGYSGYSNNFTFFDNDQKWFESSLLGVSLNIPIFSSLGRSSKTKQAKIALETADIKLEETKQRLELLAEKAKSEYQLSIENYNTAKKNVGLAERIEKKQRIKFFEGISTSFDLLQAQNQLYTQQQSYIQSMLDVIASKATLENALNTPIK
- a CDS encoding TetR/AcrR family transcriptional regulator; translated protein: MREKILEKSNELFLNLGFKSVTMDEIASALGVSKKTIYKYFKNKTELVNGVTLSMFNTICLGINGICELNLNPIDELFSIKRLIMENLKDEKSSPQYQLQKYYPKIYASLKQKQFHIMQDCVINNLKRGIETGLFRKEIDLEFISRIYFNGMLGIKDKDLFPLKDYSMNLLMTHYLEYHLRGICTIKGIHQLENQLKQK